The nucleotide sequence GGTCCGCGCCTCGGTCGACGGGACCGTCGAGCGCGAGGGGCAGGTGGTGTACGGTGTCGCGGGTCGCGGCACGCTGGGATACGGGGTCGACCTCGGCCTGACCGCCGCGGGCGACCGGACGGTCGTCGATCCGCTCGCCGCCGTCGACTACCACTACGCGGACGGTCGCCTGTACGCGCTCGTGAACACGTCGACGCTCTCGGTGGGCGAGCGGTACGGCGTCGGCCTGATCCGGTGGGGTGTGAGTCCGCTGGCCACGGAGACGGGGGCGGCCGCGGCGAGCGTCGAACTCACGGAACGGCGGGCGACGGTCGTGACGCCGAGCGCCGACGACCCCCCCATCGCGGGCGGCGAGACGGTCGTCCGCGCCGAGACGACGCTCGCACCCACCACCGAGGTGGTCGTCGAGGTGGCCGGGACGGGGCCGGACGCGTTCCTGTTCCAGCGGCCCACGCGCGTCGGCCCCGACCGACGCCTCGCGGCGACGTTCGAGTTGCCGCCGACCGCCGAGGGACGGCCGATCACGATCCGAATCGTCGACGACGGGCGGGTCGTGGGCGAGCGGCGGGCGACCGCCGAGGCGAATCGTTAAGTCGATCGGTTCCCGACACCCGCTATCCCGGCACCAGCCGGCATCGTATCCATGCTCCCTCTCGCCGGCGTCGCGTTCGGCATCGCACTCCTCATCGGCACGGGCGCGTACGCCGTGGCCAGGGTCGACGCCGTCGACAGTCGGCGAGCGCTCGTCGGCGGCGTCGCCCTGCTGGCCGTGGGCGGTGCGCTCGCGGTGGCGGTGCCCGCCGCCCCCGGCGCCGGCGCCGGCACCGCGGACGGGACGGACGCGAGCGCGAACGCGAGCGGGGATCCGTTGACGACCGTCGAGGGACGGGCGGCGGACCCGCTGACGGCGACGGGGAGCGTGAACGCGACGGCGACAGCCACCGTCGTCGCCGCCGCGTCGGGCGACCGGATCACCTACCGCACGGCGTCCGGAAGTCGCCGGACGGTTCGCCTCGCCGGCGTCGACGCACCGGGGGTCGGGGGCGACGCTCCCGAGCGGTTCGACGGCGTCGTGACCGGAAGTCGGGGCCGGACGTGTCTCGCCGACCACGGGCGGCGGGCGCTGGTGTCGTTGCGGACGCTCGTGGGCGAGTCGGTGACCGTCGAGGCCGTCACGGACCGGCCGGCCGGCCCCGTCGCGGTCCTACACGCGGACGGGCGATCGATCAACCGCCGGGTCGTCGAGCGCGGTCACGCACGGGCCACCGACGACCGGTACGCCGACGCGGAGGAGGCCGCACGGAGCGCGAAGCGGGGTCTCTGGTCGTGTGGCGTCGTCACCAACGACCGCCCGCTCCGAGGACCCAACGCCACGGGGGTTCGGATCGCCGCGGTGCGCCCGAACCCGCCCGGCGACGACGCCGACTCGCTGGCCGAGGAGTACGTCGTCGTCGAGAACGCCGGTCGGACGACGGTCGATCTCTCGGACTGGCACCTCGCCGACGACGACGGCAACCGGTATTTCTTCTTCGACGGCCGGGAACTCCGCCCGGGCGAGCGGCTGGTGCTCCACGTCGGCGCCGGACGGAACCGGGAGGGCCACCTGTACTGGGACGCCACGACCCCGGTGCTCGACAACGACCACGAGTCGCTGCGGCTCGTCGATGGCGACACTGACCGAGTGGTCAAATTCTCCTACTGAGCGAACTGCGACGAGCGGCGCTCTCCGTCGTCTCAAACGCTGAAAAACCCTGTTTCCGTTTAACTACGTTTTCGTTTTATTCTGGTAATCGTCATCGTTATCATCGGCCGACCGCAGGTGCGACCATGAGACGGATCACGATCCTGGCGGTCGTCGGCCTGCTGGTGGTCGCACCGGTAGTCCCCGGCACCGCGTCGAGCGTCGTCACGGGAAACCCGGAGTTGAGTTACAGCGTCGCCGACGACACGTTCGGGCCGAACGAGGAGGCCAGGCTCACCGTCGTCGCCACCAACGACGGGAACATCGAGGACGGCGGCGTCGGCCGCTTCGAGGACCAGGTTCAGACCGCACGGAGCGTCCAGATGGACGTGCAAGAGGGACGGATAAACGCGCCGATCGAGGTGAAGTCGGGGACGGTGACGGCCGGGAGCATCGGGCCGGGCGGCGCCGCCGAGTTCGGCTTCGACCTGGAGATCGGTGACGCCGAACCGGGGAGCTACACCGTCCCGGTCGAGGTCACCTACCGCCACGCCCGGGCGGTGATCTACGAGGGATCGGTGTCGGCGCCGAGCGAGACCGAGTACGTCTGGCTCGACAAGGAGCGGACGGTCGACCTGACGATCCGGATCGAGGAGACGTCCACGTTCGACATCGTCTCGGAGGGATCGAACGAGCTGTTCGCCGGCGACACCGGCTCGATGGCGTTCACGATCGAAAACACCGGGAGCCAGACGGCACGGAACGCGACGATCCGACTCTTTTCCCGGGCCTCGGGGCTCTACTTCGGGAGTCCCGCCGCTCCGTCGGCGGAGAACGGAGTGTTCGTCGAGAGCCTGGCGCCGGGCGAGACCGAGCGCGTGTCGGTTCAGGTGGGCGCGACCGACGACCTCTCGCCGGGGAACTACCCGGTCGATGCCGTCGTCGCCTACCGTGACGAGAGCGACATCGGGCGTGAGTCGGATACGCTGACCGCCGGGGTGCGGGTCCGTCCCGAGCGCACCTTCTCGATGGAGGGGCTGAAGACGCGGAACTTCCGGGTCGACGAGTCCGAGGCACGGATCTCGGGACGGATCGTCAACACGGGTCCCGCCGTCGCGCGGAACGTGGTCGTCAGGATGAGCGGTCAGGGTATCGTGGCGCCGACGAACGGCGAGACGGCGGTCGGGACGCTCGACCCCGGCGAGTCCGCGCCGGTGAACTTCACGGCGGCCATCCCCAGCGAAGCCGAACCCGGCTCGAACTCCTTTGCCTTCGAGGTGGAGTACGAGAACGCCGACGGCGACGTGCGGACGGCCGCGAACCCGCTCCGCAAGACGCTGGCCATCGGCGCCGAGCGCGACCGGTTCGAGGTGACGGACGTCGAGACGTCGGTGACCCCGGGCGGGACGGCACGCCTCAGCGCGGACGTGCGCTACGTCGGTGACGACCCCATCTCGGCGGTCAACGCCAAACTGTTCACGAGCGACCCGCTCTCGTCGTCCGACGACGGGGCCTACCTCGGGACGATGCAGCCGGGCGACACCACCACGGCCACGTTCCGGATCAGCGCGACGAGCGACGCCCTCCCCAAGCAGTACGCCGCGTCGATCGAGGTCCGGTACGACGAATCGGACGGCGACACCGAGTTCACGGACGGCATAGCCATCGGCGTCGGCGTCGAGGAACCGTCCGGCGGCCCGCCGGTCGTCCCCATCGCCCTGGGCGTGGTCCTGCTGCTCGTGATCGGCGGCGGCGTGTGGTACCGCCGACGATGAACGGAACGTCGACGGTCGCGACCGCGAGCACCGAAGGCCGTCGACGGTCGGAGGTGGACTGAGATGGACGCGCTGCGATCGGTGTTCCGCACGATCGGTCACGAGATTCAGGCCCATCCGGTCGCCACGCTCCTGATCGCGGCCGTGTTGCTGTTCGCCGCGCTCGGCGGTGCGGCACAGATCACGAGCGTCACCGGGGATCAGGCGTTCACCGGCGACAACCCCACCCTGGAGACGTACAACGACGCGTTCGACCGGGGCTCGATCTCGGTGTTGCTCCGGGGTGAGACGACCGATCCGGCGACGCTCAGAGCAGTCGCCAGGTTCGACGACCGGATGTCGAGCGTGGCGGACGTCGCCTACGTCACCAGTCCGGCGGACCCCGTCAGGGAGGAGTACGGGCGCATCCCCGACTCGCAGGCGAAGATCGAACGCGTCCTCGGCTCCCCCGACGTCACGTTCGTGCGGGTGGTGTTCGAACCCGGCCTCACACAGCCCGAGGAGCGCCCCATCTACACGGAGGCGCTGGCCGCCGAGGAGTGGGCGCGCTTCCCCGCCGGCGTCGACGTGATCATCACCGGTTCCGCGGCCTTCTCGGCCCAACTATCGGAGCTCATCGGCCAGAGCACGAACCAGTTGCTCGGCCTGGCGGTGGGGCTGATGATCGTCGCCCTCTTTTTCCTCTTCCGGGGCGTGCGGTTGCGGCTTCTCCCCATCGTCGCGGTGTTCACGGGCGTGCTCTACACGTTCGGCGCCATCGGGTACGCGGGCATCCCCAACTCGACGCTGACGAGTTCCGTGTTCCCCATCCTGATCGGCCTCGGCATCGACTACTCCGTGCAGTTCCACGAACGCTACGAGGAGGAGTTGGAGTCGGCACCGCCACGCGAGGCGCTACCGCAAGCGCTGTCAGGTATCGGCCCGCCGGTGTTCGTCGCGATGCTCGCCGCCGCCCTCGGGTTCGGGGCGACCTGGATCTCGACGGTCGGAACGCCCGCGTTCGTCTGGTTCGCCCAGACCTCGATGTTCGGGGTCCTGCTCACGTTCCTCGCGGGCATCCTGGTCCTGCTCCCGATCCTGACGCTGTACGCGCGGTTCCGCCGGCGCGGCGTCGGCGAACTCGACCACCACGACTTCGACGGCGACGGCGACGGTGACGGCGACGGCGACGGTGACGGGCCGGAGGGGGGAACGACCGACCCGACCGACCCGACCGACTCCGACCGGGTCGGTGCCTTCGGCCGGATGCTCGGGCGGACCTCCCGGACGCTCGCGGCCAACCCGGGTATCGTCCTCCTCGTCGCGCTGCTGTTGATGGGCGCCGGCTTCCAGGCCGGCCAGGGGCTCGACACCCTCGCCGATACCGAGGAGTTCGTCCCGCAGGACCTGCCGGCGTACGTCGACCTCCAGCAGTTTCGCTCCCAGACCGGCGGGGGGTCCGCCGTGCAGTACGACGTGCTCGTCACGGGGGGCGAACTCACCCATCCGGAGGTGTTAC is from Haloplanus salinarum and encodes:
- a CDS encoding lamin tail domain-containing protein, producing the protein MLPLAGVAFGIALLIGTGAYAVARVDAVDSRRALVGGVALLAVGGALAVAVPAAPGAGAGTADGTDASANASGDPLTTVEGRAADPLTATGSVNATATATVVAAASGDRITYRTASGSRRTVRLAGVDAPGVGGDAPERFDGVVTGSRGRTCLADHGRRALVSLRTLVGESVTVEAVTDRPAGPVAVLHADGRSINRRVVERGHARATDDRYADAEEAARSAKRGLWSCGVVTNDRPLRGPNATGVRIAAVRPNPPGDDADSLAEEYVVVENAGRTTVDLSDWHLADDDGNRYFFFDGRELRPGERLVLHVGAGRNREGHLYWDATTPVLDNDHESLRLVDGDTDRVVKFSY
- a CDS encoding COG1361 S-layer family protein, which codes for MRRITILAVVGLLVVAPVVPGTASSVVTGNPELSYSVADDTFGPNEEARLTVVATNDGNIEDGGVGRFEDQVQTARSVQMDVQEGRINAPIEVKSGTVTAGSIGPGGAAEFGFDLEIGDAEPGSYTVPVEVTYRHARAVIYEGSVSAPSETEYVWLDKERTVDLTIRIEETSTFDIVSEGSNELFAGDTGSMAFTIENTGSQTARNATIRLFSRASGLYFGSPAAPSAENGVFVESLAPGETERVSVQVGATDDLSPGNYPVDAVVAYRDESDIGRESDTLTAGVRVRPERTFSMEGLKTRNFRVDESEARISGRIVNTGPAVARNVVVRMSGQGIVAPTNGETAVGTLDPGESAPVNFTAAIPSEAEPGSNSFAFEVEYENADGDVRTAANPLRKTLAIGAERDRFEVTDVETSVTPGGTARLSADVRYVGDDPISAVNAKLFTSDPLSSSDDGAYLGTMQPGDTTTATFRISATSDALPKQYAASIEVRYDESDGDTEFTDGIAIGVGVEEPSGGPPVVPIALGVVLLLVIGGGVWYRRR
- a CDS encoding efflux RND transporter permease subunit; the protein is MDALRSVFRTIGHEIQAHPVATLLIAAVLLFAALGGAAQITSVTGDQAFTGDNPTLETYNDAFDRGSISVLLRGETTDPATLRAVARFDDRMSSVADVAYVTSPADPVREEYGRIPDSQAKIERVLGSPDVTFVRVVFEPGLTQPEERPIYTEALAAEEWARFPAGVDVIITGSAAFSAQLSELIGQSTNQLLGLAVGLMIVALFFLFRGVRLRLLPIVAVFTGVLYTFGAIGYAGIPNSTLTSSVFPILIGLGIDYSVQFHERYEEELESAPPREALPQALSGIGPPVFVAMLAAALGFGATWISTVGTPAFVWFAQTSMFGVLLTFLAGILVLLPILTLYARFRRRGVGELDHHDFDGDGDGDGDGDGDGPEGGTTDPTDPTDSDRVGAFGRMLGRTSRTLAANPGIVLLVALLLMGAGFQAGQGLDTLADTEEFVPQDLPAYVDLQQFRSQTGGGSAVQYDVLVTGGELTHPEVLHWMQRFERVAVGAPLIEGIDSPATLVAEHNGGEIPETQAGVERVLSTVPERERAQYYNDGVAHITVIGAQDMSTDQTLSFISNVQDAIRFSNPPPGVDATLTGTAAITPPSVVEQIESRNVTTGLGVLFVFGLLLAYYRNLVKAVAPLVPMLFVIGWQNLYMAALDIPVSPLGASLGAMTVGIGAEYTIIVMERYYEEKTQVGVSKLDAVETAATRVGKAISVSGMTTVFGFSALTLSPFPILADFGYLTVGVIFLTLVAALATLPPTLIVLDGLAERLSPLLGGRGTDPEPQGNA